In Populus trichocarpa isolate Nisqually-1 chromosome 16, P.trichocarpa_v4.1, whole genome shotgun sequence, a genomic segment contains:
- the LOC7464117 gene encoding probable calcium-binding protein CML36, with protein sequence MQLIKKLSPKRWFSSKKDRSELSRSEPSSFSSGTASSDASDSSISNVKANSAAANAGFRTPTSVLPQISGDWSDMSTDFYFELTQAFKVIDRDNDGLVSRNELEALLTRLGAEPPSSQEMAVMLGEVDLISVEELASRLGSACEPAGGDELRDAFVFFDSDRDGKITAEELLNVYKAFGDEKCTLEDCKGMIAVVDKNGDGFVCFEDFCRMMELQR encoded by the coding sequence ATGCAACTCATAAAAAAACTCAGCCCGAAACGATGGTTCAGCTCCAAAAAAGACCGATCCGAGCTATCAAGATCAGAACCATCGTCGTTTAGCTCAGGTACCGCCTCCTCCGATGCCTCCGATTCCTCCATCTCTAACGTCAAGGCAAATTCCGCTGCAGCCAACGCTGGTTTTCGGACTCCTACTAGTGTTTTGCCACAAATATCGGGTGACTGGTCCGATATGTCGACCGATTTTTATTTCGAGTTGACCCAGGCTTTCAAGGTAATTGACAGAGATAACGACGGCCTTGTCTCGAGAAACGAGCTGGAGGCTCTTCTTACCCGGCTTGGGGCCGAGCCGCCCAGCAGCCAGGAGATGGCCGTTATGTTAGGTGAGGTGGACCTTATTAGTGTCGAGGAACTTGCGAGTCGTCTCGGGTCGGCTTGCGAGCCGGCTGGGGGTGACGAGCTGAGAGACGCCTTTGTGTTTTTTGATTCGGATCGTGACGGAAAGATAACGGCAGAGGAATTATTAAATGTTTACAAGGCATTTGGCGACGAAAAGTGCACGTTAGAGGACTGCAAGGGTATGATAGCAGTGGTTGATAAGAACGGAGATGGGTTTGTGTGCTTTGAGGACTTTTGTCGTATGATGGAACTGCAGAGATGA